The Musa acuminata AAA Group cultivar baxijiao chromosome BXJ2-5, Cavendish_Baxijiao_AAA, whole genome shotgun sequence genomic interval AAGTTGAACCGAGGCGGAAATGGATGGATCAAAGAATTGTGGTTGCAGTACGTGAAGATTCACGTTCAAGCTTGGATCGCCATTGACGCGGAAACCAAGCTCGTGGGAGAAAGGGGCACAGCTTATTGTCTCCGAGGTCGCACGCCATTTGACCGTGTCATGTGGGAGAAGCCACCGAAGTAGTCAAACTCGGGGGGTTTGACCACAGAAATCGCCATGACTTCGCTTAAGTTGCGTTGACCAAGCAGTGCACCGTCAGCAAAATCCTTGATTTCGAGAGGTCAACGCGACGAATGGTTCTGCAGCTCTACTTGACTCGACCGGGTCAACCGAACTCGACTCACTTTGGTTCGTGAGTTGGGCTCAATTCGATGCACTTTGTAGATTGGGTCAGGTTCGAGTCGAGCCCACCGGTGATACGAACCGACACGCCCTGATCACGTGCCTCTCGTTGACGTGGTCATATGTGCCACGTGGTAGTGTTGATGCTCTTACGATCAATTTCCAACGTGTTATTACGAAAATGTTTATATTTGTATATGCTGTTTATTAGACTAATAATAGCGGAGCCGATGAGACGAGTGAGAGGCCCATTGGTTCGCCATGAATGACTTTTTCGTTGCACAAAGACGAGCATTTCAGCAAACATGTGTCGGGGTGTTTCGCATGGTCCTACAAATTGGCTCGATTCACAATTAGATCAGAAACCGAGTGAGACGcgagagggaagagagagagatagagggggGCGGCCTTCCTTTTTCTGTCGTTTGTTTCCagtctctccatctctctctgctcatcatcatcatcatcagcatcatcggcgtcctcctctttttctttctctctcctttttcttgtCCTCGTAATAGGCAAGCGGCAACGGCCGATCGGGAGGAGGAGAGGCCGCTCCTTCGATCACCCAAAAAAGAGGTAGCTTTTTTTTAACCCCTATCCTCTTTCTCTCTTTGCAATTGGCCTTCGATTGGGAAATGGCCTTCGTTTTCACTGTTGTTCGTCTTCGAATTCGTTCTTCGGCGCACCTTCTTTTTAATTCTCGCTCAAAATCCCCGTCTTGATCCCTCCAGATCGCTTCCGGATTGGTGCGGTCATCCGAATCGGCTTCGATTTGGGGGCGGGCGGGAAAATTAGCTCTCTTGATCGAGGCATTTCTTGCGGTCGATTTTGGCTATGAGGTGATCTTGTTTGCTTGGACAGGAGACGGAAGTCTGGTTGTATTAGAAAAAGCGGCACCGCGGAACGGTACAATTTCAGGTTTCCTGTTTGATCTGTGCTTGATGTTGCATCTTTGCATGTGAAAAATTTCCTTATAATCGTGGATTTCTTGGGGGAAACTTTGTCTTTAGGTGAAAAAACGTCATCTTTCTCCTGAATATGGAACTTGTATGGAAACTTGTCAAAAAATTGGTCTAGTTATCCCATGGGAAATTGCTGAGGAAGGAGTACGAGGCTAGGAGCAGCGTTTGCCTTCAAAATCAATTATTTATAAACGATTTAGGAAACATTCTTAAGGCATCAAATTCTGTTTTATTGTCCAACTCAATTACCTGCAGTCAAGCATGATTAAGCAGATACTAAACCGGCTCCCTCGAAAGCCATCaaagtcatcagacagtcgggatTCAGTTGGTGGACCAACTCCTCAGTCGTCATCTTCTTCGACCAGTTCAAGAAATGGGGATTTGCAAGCCAGTAGGATCACAAATCTGAACAGTCAGGCCCCTCCTGGATTGAGTCCTGGGTTAAATCACCAAAACAAGTATGATCCAGCTGTTAATGTAAAGCTGAATGGCAATAATGTGGTCCCAGTCTTTGAAGCATTGCCGAGCTTTAAAGATGTCCCTAATTCTGAGAAACAGAGTTTATTTATGCGAAAGTTGGACCTTTGCTGCGTTGTGTTTGACTTCACTGACCCATCAAAGAACCTGAAAGAGAAAGATATAAAGCGACAGACATTGTTAGAGCTTGTTGACTATGTGACTTCATCATCTGGGAAGTTTCCAGAGAATGTCATGCAAGAGATTGCAAAGATGGTGTCCGTCAACTTGTTTAGGACCTTGACTTCCCCGCCTCGAGAGAACATGATTCTGGAAAAAATTGATGCAGAAGAGGAGGAACCTGTAATGGACCCCGCGTGGCCTCACTTACAGATTGTCTATGAGTTCTTTCTACGTTTTGTTGCATCTCCGGAGACTGATGCTAAGTTGGCAAAAAGATATGTAGATCACTCCTTTGTTCTTAAGCTGCTCGATCTCTTTGATTCTGAAGATCCTAGAGAGAGGGAGTACCTAAAAACAATACTCCATCGAATCTATGGTAAATTTATGGTGCACCGACCGTTCA includes:
- the LOC135613010 gene encoding serine/threonine protein phosphatase 2A 57 kDa regulatory subunit B' theta isoform-like; translation: MIKQILNRLPRKPSKSSDSRDSVGGPTPQSSSSSTSSRNGDLQASRITNLNSQAPPGLSPGLNHQNKYDPAVNVKLNGNNVVPVFEALPSFKDVPNSEKQSLFMRKLDLCCVVFDFTDPSKNLKEKDIKRQTLLELVDYVTSSSGKFPENVMQEIAKMVSVNLFRTLTSPPRENMILEKIDAEEEEPVMDPAWPHLQIVYEFFLRFVASPETDAKLAKRYVDHSFVLKLLDLFDSEDPREREYLKTILHRIYGKFMVHRPFIRKAINNIFYRFIFETEKHNGIAELLEILGSVISGFALPLKEEHKLFLLRALIPLHKPRCIAMYHQQLSYCITQFIEKDCKLADTVIMGLLKYWPITNSSKEVMFLGELEEVLEATQPADFQRCMVPLFRQIARCLNSSHFQVAERALFLWNNDHIENLIKQNCKVLLPIIFPALERNTRTHWNQAVKSLTLNVCKIFSDHDPDLVAECLKKFEEDEAKNKDIMSKREATWKRLEEVAASRAASRESVTVPRVVPFRASSG